The following coding sequences lie in one Heteronotia binoei isolate CCM8104 ecotype False Entrance Well chromosome 6, APGP_CSIRO_Hbin_v1, whole genome shotgun sequence genomic window:
- the LOC132574293 gene encoding interferon-induced protein with tetratricopeptide repeats 5-like, with protein sequence MSEVSKGSLQKILLQLECHFTWMLLKEDITPKDLEEKIAGQIEFLPSESKIQNYNLLAYANHLNGKKEATLENLQKAEEAVQIEHPKEIEKASLVTWGNYAWVYYHMGQLGKAQEYIKKVECVCKQHGSDSPYKMKLPHIYCEKGWALLRFGGRYCEKAKESFAKALEEEPQNPEFNAGYAITLYRMENYYGKKSSAEGSSLEPLRYAASLNPNDAFLVPVFALKLQEVGQAEEGEKIIKEVLQKNPNIPYVLKYAAKFYRKKGDVIKSLELLEKALELTPNSSFLHHQIGLCYRTQLHEKKRARCQDREKMEELIGHCVFHFQKTVEHDSKFVHAYLALASMYGEAQRHQEAEETFQKVFAMTNVLCGDKQELHFSYGYYQQFFKNSESEAVEHYLEGLKMGKESLAGEKCKAYLKKLIERKINKSPGDAKSFGILGYIHQFSGERRQAMECYKQALEMDPDNEEYLSALQALRLSLQS encoded by the exons ATGAG TGAGGTTTCTAAGGGATCTTTACAAAAGATCCTGCTGCAGCTTGAATGCCATTTCACATGGATGTTGCTGAAGGAGGACATCACTCCCAAGGATTTGGAGGAAAAAATTGCAGGTCAGATTGAATTTTTACCATCCGAATCCAAAATTCAAAATTATAACCTGCTGGCCTATGCAAACCATTTAAATGGCAAGAAAGAAGCCACTCTGGAAAATTTACAGAAAGCTGAAGAGGCTGTGCAAATCGAACACCCAAAGGAGATTGAAAAGGCAAGTCTTGTTACCTGGGGCAACTATGCCTGGGTGTACTACCACATGGGCCAGCTTGGAAAGGCACAAGAGTACATAAAGAAGGTGGAATGTGTCTGCAAACAACATGGAAGTGACTCTCCTTACAAGATGAAGCTCCCACATATCTACTGTGAAAAGGGGTGGGCACTCCTCAGATTTGGGGGAAGGTATTGTGAAAAGGCCAAGGAGAGCTTTGCAAAAGCATTGGAAGAAGAGCCCCAAAACCCAGAATTTAATGCTGGCTATGCAATCACATTATACCGTATGGAAAATTATTATGGGAAAAAATCTTCCGCAGAAGGGTCATCACTGGAGCCCTTGAGATATGCAGCAAGTCTGAATCCCAATGATGCTTTTCTTGTGCCTGTCTTTGCATTGAAACTACAGGAAGTTGGTCAAgctgaagaaggggaaaaaattattAAGGAAGTCCTTCAAAAAAATCCAAACATTCCCTATGTACTGAAGTATGCTGCCAAATTTTACAGGAAAAAAGGTGATGTCATTAAATCCCTGGAACTCTTGGAAAAAGCATTAGAGTTGACACCAAACTCCAGCTTTCTGCACCATCAGATTGGCCTTTGTTACCGAACACAGTTGCATGAGAAGAAAAGGGCCAGATGTCAAGACAGAGAAAAGATGGAGGAGTTGATCGGACACTGTGTTTTTCACTTCCAAAAAACGGTGGAGCATGATTCTAAGTTTGTCCATGCTTATCTGGCCCTTGCTAGCATGTATGGAGAAGCACAGCGTCATCAAGAAGCAGAGGAAACGTTTCAGAAAGTATTCGCCATGACCAATGTACTTTGTGGAGATAAGCAGGAGCTCCATTTCTCGTATGGCTACTAtcagcagttttttaaaaattcagagtcCGAAGCTGTGGAACACTATCTGGAAGGGTTGAAGATGGGAAAAGAATCACTTGCAGGAGAAAAGTGTAAAGCTTATTTGAAGAAACTGATAGAAAGAAAAATCAACAAAAGTCCAGGAGACGCAAAGAGCTTTGGCATCCTCGGATACATTCACCAATTTAGTGGGGAAAGGCGTCAAGCCATGGAGTGCTACAAACAAGCCCTGGAGATGGATCCTGACAATGAAGAATACCTAAGCGCTCTCCAGGCTTTGAGACTTTCTTTACAAAGCTAA